ATGAAGCGTATTAAATCAGGCGATGAAGTAATTATTATTGCCGGTAAAAGTAAAGGTCATATAGGTAAGGTTCTAAGAGTAATTGATGATGCCGTAGTAGTGGAAGGTGGAAATCTAATTAAAAAACATATTAAGCCTAATCCACAAAAGCCTGAAAATAAGGGTGGAATCATTGCACGTGAAGCTCCATTACACGTTTCAAATGTTGCTCACTACAATCCTGTTACAAAAAAAGCTGATAAGGTTGGCTTTAAATATCTAGACAATAATGGTGTTAGTAAAAAGGTTAGATATTATAAATCTAACAATGAAATAATTGACCGTATATAGAGTTAGGTGATTGAAATGGCGAGACTTAAAGAATTTTATAAGAAAGACGTCGTCACTATGATGATGAAACGGTTCAACTATTCGAGTGTGATGGAAGTGCCTAAGATTCTCAAAATAACTCTGAATATGGGAGTTGGAGAAGCAGTCGGTGACAAAAAAGTTATGAATCATGCTGTTGAAGACATGACGCTGATTTCTGGTCAGAAGCCTGTTATTACAAAAGCAAGGAAATCAATAGCCGGTTTTAAAATAAGAGAAGGATGGCCAATTGGTTGTAAAGTGACTCT
Above is a genomic segment from Legionella pneumophila subsp. pascullei containing:
- the rplX gene encoding 50S ribosomal protein L24; this encodes MKRIKSGDEVIIIAGKSKGHIGKVLRVIDDAVVVEGGNLIKKHIKPNPQKPENKGGIIAREAPLHVSNVAHYNPVTKKADKVGFKYLDNNGVSKKVRYYKSNNEIIDRI